A window of Vigna unguiculata cultivar IT97K-499-35 chromosome 4, ASM411807v1, whole genome shotgun sequence contains these coding sequences:
- the LOC114180439 gene encoding blue copper protein-like — MARSLFLMLFAVATLLHGSMAQTRHVVGDSAGWTIPYGGAATYTAWASDKTFVVGDTLVFNFTNGHHDVAKVTKSVYDACNGASTLFTLTSGPATVALNETGEQYYICTFGSHCSLGQKLTINVVNRPSRSGSPPRASPVPTPTQAPSTVPAPPPGPSTGPVTFIVRESLGWIVPTNGAATYASWASDKTFRVGDILVFNYRSNRHNVEEVTKENFDSCNSTSPLATYTTPPARVTLNKSGAHYFICGAPGHCQGGQKLAINVTGNSSSATTASSPSPSLTTNPSTPSPASSLVVPLPQNSEAASIELAGVSATLLSLVAAFFY; from the exons ATGGCGAGAAGCTTGTTTCTCATGCTATTTGCAGTAGCCACCTTGCTTCATGGCTCCATGGCACAGACCCGACACGTGGTGGGTGATTCCGCCGGCTGGACCATCCCTTATGGGGGTGCTGCAACCTACACCGCCTGGGCTTCCGACAAAACCTTCGTCGTAGGTGATACTCTCG TGTTTAACTTCACAAACGGCCATCACGACGTAGCCAAGGTGACGAAATCAGTTTATGACGCATGCAACGGTGCGAGCACCCTTTTCACCCTTACCTCCGGTCCAGCGACCGTGGCGCTGAACGAGACAGGGGAACAATATTACATTTGCACCTTCGGATCACATTGTTCCCTTGGTCAGAAATTGACAATTAACGTTGTTAACAGACCCAGTAGGAGTGGTTCTCCACCAAGGGCTAGCCCTGTCCCCACACCAACACAAGCACCAAGCACTGTGCCAGCCCCTCCTCCAGGTCCATCAACTGGACCAGTTACTTTCATTGTTCGAGAGAGCTTAGGCTGGATCGTTCCTACTAACGGTGCTGCAACTTACGCATCTTGGGCATCTGACAAGACCTTCAGGGTTGGAGACATACTAG TGTTCAACTACCGATCTAACAGACACAACGTAGAGGAAGTGACGAAGGAGAATTTTGATTCTTGCAACTCAACCTCTCCTCTTGCCACTTACACCACTCCACCTGCGAGAGTGACCCTCAACAAATCTGGTGCTCACTACTTCATCTGTGGAGCTCCAGGGCACTGTCAAGGAGGCCAAAAACTCGCCATCAATGTCACCGGAAATAGTAGCAGTGCCACCACCGCCAGCTCTCCTTCCCCCTCTCTCACCACCAATCCTTCTACCCCTTCTCCCGCAAGCTCTCTCGTCGTCCCTCTGCCACAGAACTCTGAAGCTGCATCTATCGAACTTGCTGGAGTTTCTGCTACCCTTCTTTCACTTGTCGCGGCTTTCTTCTATTAG